A region of Culicoides brevitarsis isolate CSIRO-B50_1 chromosome 1, AGI_CSIRO_Cbre_v1, whole genome shotgun sequence DNA encodes the following proteins:
- the LOC134828027 gene encoding odorant receptor 67d-like, whose product MEKKSEEPLKIMNFLIRIAHISVKPVLGDYLNKKWTWKRNLPLFQIVFCSIVTVVCYIWSAYENRKVLSELVLYICLLLVDVLAAQRFWKFTKDQKEVIQSLDHTFLFYKNWQKDSETFPILLWYSRLLRRVFIILTVTLMWFGIVLSIAPILYFLITDEMILAVQCYLPYVDYKSHPGFEIHVIFHNWCIFCGLFGLNSSIFFVLQMLVQICVEIDVLRARLKVLSKAITRKNKDKITETLKNIIREHQEMNEFIDSCENFMSAQNLSDHFVCGTQTCTGLFICLRQIWMTGYMLMTFGFIIVFVSNFFGTIIQIKLEKLMFDVYDVPWYSMSVKNQKMYCFFLKNTQNTQVLTLAGQIPLCLDTFVRFYKGIYSYLMILRETVE is encoded by the coding sequence ATGGAAAAGAAGTCCGAAgaacctttaaaaataatgaattttctcaTACGAATAGCTCATATTAGTGTCAAACCTGTTTTGGGtgattatttgaacaaaaaatggacTTGGAAACGGAACTTGCCACTTTTCCAAATTGTTTTCTGTTCCATCGTTACAGTTGTATGTTACATTTGGTCGGCATACGAAAATCGTAAGGTACTCTCAGAGCTCGTCCTGTACATTTGTCTTTTGTTGGTTGACGTTCTGGCAGCACAACGGTTCTGGAAATTCACAAAGGATCAAAAGGAAGTCATACAATCGTTGGATCATACATTTCTGTTTTATAAGAATTGGCAAAAGGATAGCGAAACTTTTCCAATTCTACTTTGGTACAGCCGCTTATTACGCCgcgtttttattattcttactGTAACCTTGATGTGGTTTGGTATAGTGCTTAGTATTGCACCAATCTTGTACTTTCTCATAACGGATGAAATGATTTTGGCAGTTCAATGTTACTTACCATACGTCGATTACAAAAGCCATCCTGGTTTCGAGATTCACGTCATCTTTCATAATTGGTGCATCTTTTGTGGACTTTTTGGATTGAATTCATCTATATTTTTCGTTCTACAAATGCTCGTACAGATTTGTGTCGAAATTGATGTATTACGAGCACGATTAAAGGTATTAAGTAAAGCTATAACCCGCaaaaataaagacaaaatAACGGAAACtctgaaaaatatcattagaGAACATCAAGAAATGAATGAGTTTATCGATTCCTGCGAAAATTTCATGAGTGCCCAAAATCTCAGCGATCATTTTGTATGCGGAACTCAAACATGTACCGGACTATTCATTTGCCTACGACAAATTTGGATGACTGGATACATGTTAATGACATTTGGCTTTATAATTGTATTCGTATCGAACTTTTTCGGCACAATTATCCAAATCAAACtagaaaaattgatgtttgaTGTTTATGACGTGCCATGGTATTCGATGTCGgtgaaaaatcagaaaatgtattgctttttcttgaaaaatacacaaaacacGCAAGTGCTTACGCTTGCTGGACAAATACCTTTGTGTTTGGATACATTTGTGCGATTTTACAAAGGAATCTATTCGTACTTAATGATTCTAAGAGAAACTgtagaataa